The DNA sequence GACATCTTATGAAGGGAAAAATGAAGCGCCCAGGCTGATCCTGGATGAAAATGCTTCTAATAGGATCAGCAGTATGGACATGGTTAATGATGCTGTCGTGATTAAAACGAATAACCGCACGTTTGTTGCGGTAAAGCCAGGTAATGATTACCAGCTTGCCGAAAACTCCAGACAGGAAATCAAACAGGCAATGCAGGGAGAAAACTCTGCAAGAACGGTTTATTTAACAGAGGATGCAGAGTTTTATAAGCACGTAAAATCCTATCAGGATGCAATCATTGCCGGAAAACCGGTTGATCAGCTATACCAGGAGTTTATAATGCTTGCAGAAAAAACATTTCCAAGTCTTAAATAGGATAGATATGCACCATTTTCTGTATGAGCCTTTCTTTTACTTCCGGCCATTCTTCTTTTAAGATGCTGTAAAATACAGTATTCCTGGCGTATCCATTTGCTATGATCCTGTCTTTCCGAAGAATGCCCTCTTTAACTGCACCGAGCCTTTCAATTGCCTTCTGGGATCTGACATTCCTGCTGTCCGTTTTTAGCTGGACCCTGTTCATATCCCATTGTTCAAAAGCGTGCCTAAGAAGGAGAAACTTGCATTCCGTATTCACAGATGTCCTCCAGACATCTGGCGTATACCATGTTGAGCCGATTTCAAGCGTTTTATTTTCCGGCAGGATGTCCAGAAACCTGGTGCTGCCCACAAGCCTGCCGGATTCCCTCAGGGCCACCGAAAAAGCCAGGTGTTTCCCTTCCTTCTCCAAATCCGCCGCTTTCTGGATATCTGCCTCCATTTCATCAAGGCTAAAGATTTTTGACGCCGTATATTCCCAGATCTCCTTATAATCAGCAGCCTCCCACAGCAAACTGCTTTGTTCTTCATGCATTGGGCTCAGCCTGACGGTCTTTCCTTCAAGGATGGGCGGTTCTATCCATAATGCCATAAAAGTTCTCCTCCTGTTCTGCTAAGAAAAACTATATTCGACAATGGTTGAGAAAAATCCTTTTTCAAAAATAAAAAGCCCCAGGCATATGCCCGGAGCTCTCTTCTTAAGCTTCCTGAAAGTAATCTTTATAAAAACCGCTCACTTTTCCGGAATTGTCTACGACAAAATAAAACTCTTCTGTCTCATTTTTTACTTCATACTCTTTGCCCTCAGTAAGCGCCCTGTTCACAATATACTTGGCTGCATTCGTATGGACGCATTTTACTGTTTTTAATGTTGGCCGTTCATGCCAGTCTAAATGGATCATCTTTTGCCACTCCTTCAGCTTTTTCACCTTTTAGTATAAAGAATCGGGAGCCTATATAGCAACTGGATTTTCCTCTTCATCCGGTTTTGGCTGGATATTAGTAATGATGTTATCAATATATTCTTCATCGAAAGTGTACATTTCACCTGTCACTATATTCTTGCATGTTACATATGTTTTTTGGCAAATATTATCTAGCCGGATGAATTCTAAGTATTGATAAAGCTTTTTCTTATAGATTACTTCAATCAGCAAGCCATTATCCATAATCATATTCATATGCTGACCCTCTTTCTGAGATGATGGCAAAGGTTATTTACCACCTTGGGAGCCAGTATTAAACCTATGGATAGGCTTTAGCAGAAATTTTTATTCCTTTTGGCCAGCTAAAGGGCTTTGGGAACGGAGCGCAGCGATCTTTCCTTCTAGCTTCTTGAAATATTCCCCGCTTAGCCTCCCCTTTGCACCCCGAAGGATCTCTGCAGCATAATGGTCAGGAGGTGCAAGCTCATCCCGTTTATTATAAACATGAAAGGAAAGGACATTTTTATGCAAAATGCCTTCTGATTTGATATCAACGAAAACGGGCCTGTACAGTCCTCCATGAAAACCTTCACGGATGAACAGGTATTCGACTGCATCATATGGCAATCGGTAAAGGATCCCCTCAGTCAATCCGCCATCCTCAATGATATCTCCCCTGCCCTCGTCCGGCCTCTCCAGAAGATATTTCATTGAGTAGCCTTCTAAGGTGCCTGATCCAATAATCTGCTGAAAAAAATGATCCACCTTTGCCAGTCTGAAGCGTTCATCGTCCATACAGGAGCCGTAAGCAAAATATAATACGTCTGCAGGGCGTTCTTCCATAAATCTGTAAAGTTTCCAATCGCCATGAAGGATAGGTTTCGCCAAAAGATCATCTCTGTTGGATATATAAACAAAACCGCTGAGGGAGCCGGCATCCGTATGGATGTCCTGCTCCACCCTGTCATAGAGATTATCCTTCCGGCCAGGAATATAATCCTCCAATTCATCAAGGTCCTTGAATTGATCCAAGTGCACTTCATATAATTCCCCGTATACTTTCTGATTGGCTGAAGCCTTCATGGAAGGATAGCCCAGCCCTGTGTCATACAGTTCCCCGTAAACCCATGCCTGCTCTGCCAGGCACCTGCCGGTTTCCAGCAGATAGTGATTCTCTTCATGCTTTCTCAATGTACCGTACACAAACAGCTTTACGTAAGACAATGTCAAACCTCCATATTGATATAAAATGAAATGTTGATTCCCGTCATTCCTGCCTTACGCCTATTATACAGAATATAGAAAGCAGGGGCTAATGAAGACCCTGCTTTACCTGGCTACAGATTAAGCTGGCTGCAATGGCATGCCGGCCTATTCTTAAATAGTGAAAAGTGGCAGTAAAAAGGATATTTTTCCTTTTTTTCCTTTTCTAAAAACACTATACTTGCCAATTCCTTTCCCCTGTATTGACTGAGCTTCTCAATTACATAAGTATCTTCATACATCATGCTGCGCCTCCCGCTTTTTGATATTCTCATTATAATCTGCAGAGCATTCTGCAGCATTGGCGGGAAGGAGGAACAGTATTCAGACTTTTGATTGAAAAAGGAAGTATCTTATTTATGCCGTAACAGGGCTCCTTGTTCTTTTTCTGCAATCTCTCTTGCTTTTTCCCTTAATTTAAACTTTTGGATTTTCCCGGAGGCTGTCATCGGATATTCTTTGACAAACTCAAAATACCGGGGAATTTTGTGCCTGGATATTTTTCCCCGGCAGAATGACCTGAGTTCCTCTTTCCCAGCGGTTTCCCCTTCCTTCAGGATGATCCATGCCATCAGCTCTTCCCCGAAAACCGGGTCAGGAACCCCGGTGACCTGCACGTCCAGTACCTTGGGATGGGTATATAGGAATTCTTCAATTTCACGGGGATATATATTTTCTCCTCCCCTGATCACCATATCCTTCAGGCGGCCGGTGATGCTGCAATAGCCGTTCTCATCCATAACAGCAAGGTCCCCTGTATGAAGCCACCCTTCACTGTCAATGGCCTCTTTTGTTGCATCAGGGTTGTTGTAGTAGCCTTTCATGACATGATAGCCCCTTGTACATAGTTCCCCTTGGGTCCCCCGGGGAACTTCATGTGAAGTCCCGGGAGTTACAATCTTGACTTCGACATGCGGCAGCGCCTTCCCAACTGACTCTACACGAAGCTCTATGGGGTCGTCTGTCCTTGTCTGTGTGATGACTGGGGATGATTCTGTCTGTCCGTAAGCAATCGTAATTTCAGCCGCTCCCATTTTCTCAATGACAGCTTTCATCACCTCAATCGGGCAGTTGGAGCCGGCCATGATCCCTGTCCTCAGTGAAGAAAGATCATATCCGCCAAAGGATGGGTCGTTAAGCTCGGCAATGAACATCGTCGGTACACCATGAAGGCCGGTGCACTTTTCGTTTTGGACAGTCAGCAGCACCTCTTTCGGGCTGAATTCCCGGACAGGGAGCATAGTAGCTCCGACAGAGACACAGGCGAGGGTGCCAAGCACACATCCAAAGCAGTGGAAAAAAGGGACAGGAATGCATAGACGGTCCTCTTTTCCCAGTTCCATGCAGCCTGCGATATGGTAGGCGTTATTGATGATGTTAGCATGTGTCAGCATTACGCCTTTAGGGAAACCGGTTGTCCCTGAAGTATATTGCATGTTAATGACATCATCTGGGTCCAGTAATTCCATCCGGCGGTCGAGATCTCTGTCTTTTACTTCTTCTGATAATTGAAGGATATCTTCCCAGCAGTAGGCTCCAGGATATCTGTTTTTACTCATGACTATAATATTCTTCAAAAAGGGAAGCTTCTTGCTCTTCAGCTTGCCGGGCTCAGATTTCCTCAGCTCAGGTACAATTTCATAAAGCATGTCTATGTAAGAAGAACCCCGGTAATTCTCCTGAAGGATCAAAGTGGAAGACTCTGACTGCTTAAGCAGATACTCCAGCTCTGAAGCCTGGTAATTCGTGTTCACTGTGACAAGGACAGCACCCATCTTGCCTGTGGCAAATTGGCAGGCAAGCCATTCTGGTGTATTTGCCGCCCAAACAGCAAGGTTTTCTCCTTTTTCAATGCCCAGTTTCATTAAGCCTTTTGCAGCCTTCCGGCAATATTGGTCAAACTCATGGTATGTCATCCGCAGCCCTTCTGTATGATAAACGACAGCTTCATGCCCCGGATGCAGCCGTGATTTCTCTTCCAATAATTTTCCGACTGTTGTATTAAGCAATCCCTGCATATTCCCCACTCCTTCTAATGTGTTGAAAAGGCTTACAAATATGTTATCATATTTTACAGAATATTCAATTATTGAGAGAGGGAAATAACCCTGCATCCCCGGCAGGGCTTATCAATAATTATGGCTTGCTGCAGGAAAACAGCAGGAATAATGGTATCCTTCTTCTTCGTTCATACTCCGATTTATCCATAAATAATCCTTCCTGAGGAACTGCTTCTTTCAAGCTTTCAACAGTCAGTCCTGCCTGCTGGAGGAGTCCAAAATAGTTCTCAACCGTTCTGTGGTATTTTACTACTAAGCTCCCCATCCATGGCTCCTCCCTTTTTCCAGTCAGAAAATAGTCGTCAACGATCCATTCGTTTCTTTTTCCATCACTGTCCGTGCTTTTGAAAGAAGAAGTCAAAAGGGGGTGCTGCAGGCTGATGACTAGCCTGCCCCCAGGCTTCAGGGCTGAGCGGATGTGGGATAAAACCGGGCCAAGGTCTTCTATGTAATGAAGGACCAGCCTGGATAAGACCAAATCATATTTTTCCTGCTCCCACTCATAATCTTCTATCCTGCTATGAATCACTGTTCCATTGGAGTTCCCCATCCGCTTTTGTGCAAGTCTGGCCATATTTTGCGACCCTTCGATTCCAGTATAAGAAGCACATCCCGCTTCCAGCAGGCTGGCAGCATATGAGCCATCACCGCACCCAATTTCGAGTATTTCCTTGCCTGAGGGGCTGCCGGCCAAAGAATAAAAGGCAGGCTCTTCCATTGTATGATTCGGACTCTCTGCCCGATATCTCCTGGAAAGATAGCTGCTGAAAAACCCTTCCTCATCATAAGCTTCCGGTCCCTTAAATGGCATCATTCCACCTCTTTCTTCATAAATTCAAATCTTTTGAATTTTATCACAAAAAACCAAAACAAAAAAGGCGCCTTAGCGCCTGCCTACTCTTTTGCACGATTATGAATGGCCTTAAGGTAAAATGTTCTTTCCCGGGGACCATCGAATTCACAGAAATAGATGCCCTGCCATACACCAAGCAGCAGACTGCCGCCGGTAACGATGACATGCTGTGAAGCTCCCATGCAGGAAGCTTTCAGATGGGCGGCCGTATTCCCTTCCTCATGCCGGTCCTTTAAATGATTCCATGGAAAGGTTTCATCGAGACGGTTGATCATATCAATTTTTACATCTGGATCTGCATTTTCATTAATTGTCAGTCCTGCCGTTGTATGAGGGCAATATATAAGGATTGCTCCTTCAGTGAGCTCCTGATCTAAGGCAAATTCCCTTACAGTATCAGTAATTTCTGCTAATTCATCCCGCATCGAGGTAGTTATCGAGTATTTTTTCAGCACAAGCATCCTCCTTTGTTTTTATTGATAGATACCGCCATAAATATGGATCCGGTTCTCTTTCAGGGACGGGCTGTAAGTGACTTGCCAAATCGTTTCCCCAAACTCTGAGAAGATGTTTTCGGTTTCTTCGCTGTATGGTTCACTAAAATCAATCCGGCACCCTCCTGCCTGAACAATTAACGATTCACCCGCAGTCTTTTGCTTAACTGGGGAGGTGCCTCCCAAAAGCTTCGCCCAGGATTCTGCTGTTTCGCTCTTATTCTCAGTCAATATCTTAATGGTCTTAACCGCATGTGACTCCTGGCTGGGCAATAAGATGCCCGTATTTCTTAAATCATTAAACCTTTCTTCATCCTTCTGTTCCCACTCGATGAAAAAAGGATATGGAAGGCGGCCTCCCCCTTCAGCAAAAAGCATTTTCCATTTAATCAATTTACCATCTTTCCTTGTTCTTCTTCCTTTATGGATGACTGTTTTGATGCCATTACTGGCCATTTGCTCCTGCAGCTTGCCGATATGTTCGGTCCTGAAGCAAAGCTGGCCGATTCTTTCTCCTCTTTTTACCCCTTTTATGAGCTGCTGAATCAATGGATTATCAGAAGAAGCAGCAATCTCCGCCTCCTCCACTGCCAGGAATTCTATATATGAAGAATTGAAGTAAATGACACTGTTATAGGTTCCCCAGAGCGGATGCCGGCCGCCCATATATCCCTTCAGTCCCTCTTGGTTCAATTTATCAATCGCTTCAGCGGGGTGCCTGTCAATAAAGTGCACAATATGATCAAGCTTCAAATTCATTTATTTGGCCTCCTTTTTCTTTTTGCAGCCATTTTACTGTAAAGTCAACAATATCCCTTTGACTCATCATCAGACAGTCTGCCTGCCCCAGCTTCCCTTTCATGACAGAATGCTCTTTTTCAAAAGCCCGTCCGATTTCAGGGAAGCGGTCTGAATCAACCTCTGCCTCTGTATAAGTCTTCCAGATCCTTTTCCCGCCCTCCATCATGGCAGAA is a window from the Bacillus infantis NRRL B-14911 genome containing:
- a CDS encoding YhcN/YlaJ family sporulation lipoprotein; this translates as MISKRLFLTGFAALSVLPGCGINEKDTYDDTAIRDMGSKQTENLISSPKEDSETNTKLTDPTRTSYEGKNEAPRLILDENASNRISSMDMVNDAVVIKTNNRTFVAVKPGNDYQLAENSRQEIKQAMQGENSARTVYLTEDAEFYKHVKSYQDAIIAGKPVDQLYQEFIMLAEKTFPSLK
- a CDS encoding GNAT family N-acetyltransferase translates to MALWIEPPILEGKTVRLSPMHEEQSSLLWEAADYKEIWEYTASKIFSLDEMEADIQKAADLEKEGKHLAFSVALRESGRLVGSTRFLDILPENKTLEIGSTWYTPDVWRTSVNTECKFLLLRHAFEQWDMNRVQLKTDSRNVRSQKAIERLGAVKEGILRKDRIIANGYARNTVFYSILKEEWPEVKERLIQKMVHIYPI
- a CDS encoding DUF6501 family protein; translation: MIHLDWHERPTLKTVKCVHTNAAKYIVNRALTEGKEYEVKNETEEFYFVVDNSGKVSGFYKDYFQEA
- a CDS encoding gamma-glutamylcyclotransferase; the encoded protein is MSYVKLFVYGTLRKHEENHYLLETGRCLAEQAWVYGELYDTGLGYPSMKASANQKVYGELYEVHLDQFKDLDELEDYIPGRKDNLYDRVEQDIHTDAGSLSGFVYISNRDDLLAKPILHGDWKLYRFMEERPADVLYFAYGSCMDDERFRLAKVDHFFQQIIGSGTLEGYSMKYLLERPDEGRGDIIEDGGLTEGILYRLPYDAVEYLFIREGFHGGLYRPVFVDIKSEGILHKNVLSFHVYNKRDELAPPDHYAAEILRGAKGRLSGEYFKKLEGKIAALRSQSPLAGQKE
- a CDS encoding AMP-binding protein is translated as MLNTTVGKLLEEKSRLHPGHEAVVYHTEGLRMTYHEFDQYCRKAAKGLMKLGIEKGENLAVWAANTPEWLACQFATGKMGAVLVTVNTNYQASELEYLLKQSESSTLILQENYRGSSYIDMLYEIVPELRKSEPGKLKSKKLPFLKNIIVMSKNRYPGAYCWEDILQLSEEVKDRDLDRRMELLDPDDVINMQYTSGTTGFPKGVMLTHANIINNAYHIAGCMELGKEDRLCIPVPFFHCFGCVLGTLACVSVGATMLPVREFSPKEVLLTVQNEKCTGLHGVPTMFIAELNDPSFGGYDLSSLRTGIMAGSNCPIEVMKAVIEKMGAAEITIAYGQTESSPVITQTRTDDPIELRVESVGKALPHVEVKIVTPGTSHEVPRGTQGELCTRGYHVMKGYYNNPDATKEAIDSEGWLHTGDLAVMDENGYCSITGRLKDMVIRGGENIYPREIEEFLYTHPKVLDVQVTGVPDPVFGEELMAWIILKEGETAGKEELRSFCRGKISRHKIPRYFEFVKEYPMTASGKIQKFKLREKAREIAEKEQGALLRHK
- a CDS encoding class I SAM-dependent methyltransferase, which produces MPFKGPEAYDEEGFFSSYLSRRYRAESPNHTMEEPAFYSLAGSPSGKEILEIGCGDGSYAASLLEAGCASYTGIEGSQNMARLAQKRMGNSNGTVIHSRIEDYEWEQEKYDLVLSRLVLHYIEDLGPVLSHIRSALKPGGRLVISLQHPLLTSSFKSTDSDGKRNEWIVDDYFLTGKREEPWMGSLVVKYHRTVENYFGLLQQAGLTVESLKEAVPQEGLFMDKSEYERRRRIPLFLLFSCSKP
- a CDS encoding secondary thiamine-phosphate synthase enzyme YjbQ, with the protein product MLKKYSITTSMRDELAEITDTVREFALDQELTEGAILIYCPHTTAGLTINENADPDVKIDMINRLDETFPWNHLKDRHEEGNTAAHLKASCMGASQHVIVTGGSLLLGVWQGIYFCEFDGPRERTFYLKAIHNRAKE
- a CDS encoding VOC family protein, translated to MNLKLDHIVHFIDRHPAEAIDKLNQEGLKGYMGGRHPLWGTYNSVIYFNSSYIEFLAVEEAEIAASSDNPLIQQLIKGVKRGERIGQLCFRTEHIGKLQEQMASNGIKTVIHKGRRTRKDGKLIKWKMLFAEGGGRLPYPFFIEWEQKDEERFNDLRNTGILLPSQESHAVKTIKILTENKSETAESWAKLLGGTSPVKQKTAGESLIVQAGGCRIDFSEPYSEETENIFSEFGETIWQVTYSPSLKENRIHIYGGIYQ